A genomic region of Candidatus Poribacteria bacterium contains the following coding sequences:
- a CDS encoding molybdenum cofactor biosynthesis protein MoaE: MFKITPEVITGAEVREAVEGPDAGAVVLFFGTVRNNTDGRAVKCLEYEAYPPMAEKKMSEIAQEISEKWGLERVAMIHRVGKLEIGEVSVAVAVASPHRKDGFEACKYAMDRLKQIVPIWKREIWADGESEWVKPDAVFFDAPKPHKTGLQTD, from the coding sequence ATGTTTAAAATAACCCCCGAAGTCATCACAGGTGCAGAAGTGCGCGAAGCAGTAGAAGGACCAGACGCTGGCGCGGTAGTGCTTTTCTTCGGTACAGTTCGGAACAATACCGATGGCAGAGCGGTAAAATGCCTTGAATATGAAGCATATCCGCCGATGGCAGAGAAGAAGATGTCGGAAATTGCGCAGGAAATCTCGGAGAAATGGGGGCTTGAGCGTGTTGCGATGATTCACCGCGTCGGGAAGTTAGAGATCGGCGAGGTGAGTGTGGCAGTAGCCGTCGCGTCTCCGCATCGCAAAGACGGGTTTGAAGCCTGCAAATATGCGATGGACCGCCTCAAGCAGATAGTCCCTATCTGGAAGCGCGAGATCTGGGCAGACGGCGAATCGGAATGGGTGAAACCGGATGCGGTCTTTTTCGATGCGCCTAAGCCACACAAAACCGGTCTACAAACTGACTAA
- the moaD gene encoding molybdopterin converting factor subunit 1 produces MNVTVKYFAVCHEMLDRSEEEMDLPEGATVKTILKRLEEEWPEIAEFYEVMQMSVNWEYATENTELSEGDEVALIPPVTGGLDV; encoded by the coding sequence ATGAACGTCACAGTCAAATACTTTGCTGTATGCCACGAAATGCTGGATAGATCCGAAGAAGAGATGGACCTGCCGGAAGGTGCTACCGTCAAAACGATTTTAAAACGACTTGAAGAAGAATGGCCCGAAATTGCTGAGTTTTATGAAGTGATGCAAATGTCTGTCAATTGGGAATACGCCACGGAAAATACCGAACTTTCAGAGGGCGACGAAGTGGCTCTGATTCCGCCGGTGACCGGAGGTCTCGATGTTTAA
- a CDS encoding nuclear transport factor 2 family protein, whose translation MRPKAIYYFFVMLFVTGMIGCGGDEVADSEPAGTKTPATTTSQPAEPTVVERNIDFAAEEEAIRDLYAVYATAHGEKDVDTLGDVWLKKGSDDVFTAWTFWAGTFERNNGWQDVNDAWEGIFRLRAGAVTVDISYIAIDARGKEAVLRGAYKWGNQQGDLISALEKDGSDWKIRAIDYTGGKNGKQVKDLNEPAYTFGEIEEE comes from the coding sequence ATGAGACCGAAAGCGATTTATTATTTTTTCGTCATGCTGTTCGTCACCGGCATGATTGGCTGCGGCGGAGATGAGGTTGCCGACTCCGAACCCGCAGGAACCAAGACACCAGCGACTACAACTTCGCAACCCGCGGAGCCAACAGTCGTTGAAAGAAACATTGACTTTGCGGCTGAAGAAGAGGCGATTCGCGATCTTTATGCCGTATACGCCACCGCCCACGGCGAAAAAGATGTTGATACCCTCGGAGACGTTTGGCTCAAAAAGGGATCAGATGACGTTTTTACCGCCTGGACCTTCTGGGCTGGCACTTTTGAGAGGAACAATGGATGGCAGGATGTAAACGATGCATGGGAGGGAATCTTCCGACTCCGCGCAGGAGCCGTGACAGTTGACATCTCCTATATCGCTATTGATGCCAGAGGAAAAGAAGCCGTCTTACGGGGCGCGTATAAATGGGGCAATCAGCAGGGCGATCTGATCTCCGCACTTGAAAAGGACGGTAGTGACTGGAAAATCCGAGCGATTGATTATACCGGCGGGAAGAACGGGAAACAGGTCAAAGACCTAAATGAACCTGCCTATACTTTCGGAGAGATTGAAGAAGAATAA
- the folB gene encoding dihydroneopterin aldolase — MDKLILKGIRFHGHHGVPEAERQVGGHYEVDATLGCALVNPGNTDALTDTINYAEVVACIVEIGTQQSFQLIEALAEKIASVILEQFAVDAVHLTVKKLHPPIEQPIDYFAVEIFRKA; from the coding sequence ATGGACAAACTCATCCTCAAAGGCATACGATTTCATGGCCACCACGGCGTTCCTGAAGCGGAACGGCAAGTTGGTGGCCATTATGAAGTCGATGCAACTTTAGGGTGCGCCCTTGTTAACCCCGGTAATACCGACGCACTCACTGACACGATCAATTACGCCGAAGTCGTAGCATGCATCGTTGAGATTGGTACGCAGCAGTCGTTCCAACTCATCGAGGCTCTCGCTGAAAAGATAGCCTCCGTAATTTTAGAGCAATTCGCGGTGGATGCCGTGCATCTCACCGTCAAAAAATTACATCCCCCTATAGAGCAACCCATTGACTACTTTGCTGTTGAAATTTTCCGTAAAGCATAA